In Streptomyces thermolilacinus SPC6, a single genomic region encodes these proteins:
- a CDS encoding M50 family metallopeptidase — protein MTVLLTILGIVLFAVGLLISIAWHELGHLSTAKLFGIRVPQYMVGFGPTLWSRTKGETEYGIKAIPMGGYIRMIGMFPPGEDGRIEARSTSPWRGMIEDARSAAYEELQPGDEKRLFYTRKPWKRVIVMFAGPFMNLVLAVAIFLGVAMSFGFATQTTEVAGVQKCIIAQSEKRDTCAEGDKVSPAHAAGLKAGDRVVAFNGEPVADWPTLSARIRETIGPATVTVERDGQRLDLTPVLEENMVVAKDADGEAIPDKYVPAGYLGFAAKTEIVPLSFGQSVDRMGDMIQDGAHAVVALPGKVPDLWNATFGDGERKADSPVGIVGAARISGEVMNLDVPTQNIVASFLLVLATFNLSLFLFNMLPLLPLDGGHIAGALWESARRHLARLFRRPDPGPFDVAKLMPVAYVVAGVFICFTVLVLLADIVNPVKIS, from the coding sequence ATGACCGTACTTCTGACGATCCTCGGCATCGTGCTGTTCGCCGTGGGTCTGCTCATCTCCATCGCCTGGCACGAGCTGGGCCACCTCTCCACGGCCAAGCTGTTCGGCATCCGCGTGCCCCAGTACATGGTCGGCTTCGGCCCGACGCTCTGGTCCCGCACGAAGGGCGAGACGGAGTACGGCATCAAGGCCATCCCCATGGGCGGCTACATCCGCATGATCGGGATGTTCCCGCCCGGCGAGGACGGCCGCATCGAGGCCCGCTCCACGTCCCCCTGGCGCGGCATGATCGAGGACGCCCGCTCGGCCGCGTACGAGGAGCTCCAGCCTGGCGACGAGAAGCGGCTGTTCTACACGCGCAAGCCGTGGAAGCGCGTCATCGTCATGTTCGCCGGACCGTTCATGAACCTGGTGCTCGCCGTCGCGATCTTCCTCGGCGTCGCCATGTCGTTCGGCTTCGCCACCCAGACCACCGAGGTCGCGGGCGTCCAGAAGTGCATCATCGCGCAGAGCGAGAAGCGCGACACGTGCGCCGAGGGCGACAAGGTCTCCCCGGCCCACGCCGCCGGTCTCAAGGCGGGCGACCGCGTCGTCGCCTTCAACGGCGAGCCCGTCGCCGACTGGCCGACGCTCTCCGCCCGCATCCGCGAGACGATCGGCCCCGCCACGGTCACCGTCGAGCGCGACGGGCAGCGCCTCGACCTCACGCCGGTCCTCGAAGAGAACATGGTGGTCGCCAAGGACGCCGACGGCGAGGCGATCCCCGACAAGTACGTCCCCGCGGGCTACCTGGGCTTCGCCGCCAAGACCGAGATCGTGCCGCTCAGCTTCGGCCAGTCCGTGGACCGCATGGGTGACATGATCCAGGACGGGGCCCACGCGGTCGTCGCCCTGCCCGGCAAGGTCCCCGACCTGTGGAACGCCACGTTCGGCGACGGCGAGCGCAAGGCCGACTCCCCGGTCGGCATCGTCGGCGCCGCCCGCATCAGCGGCGAGGTGATGAACCTCGACGTGCCGACGCAGAACATCGTCGCCTCGTTCCTGCTGGTCCTCGCCACGTTCAACCTGTCGCTGTTCCTCTTCAACATGCTGCCCCTGCTGCCCCTCGACGGCGGCCACATCGCGGGCGCCCTGTGGGAGTCGGCGCGGCGGCACCTGGCGCGGCTGTTCCGCCGCCCCGACCCGGGCCCGTTCGACGTCGCGAAGCTGATGCCCGTCGCGTACGTCGTCGCGGGAGTCTTCATCTGCTTCACGGTGCTCGTGCTCCTCGCCGACATCGTGAACCCGGTGAAGATCTCCTAA
- a CDS encoding acyl-CoA dehydrogenase family protein, producing MTGPHHTPRVSEREARQVAEAARQQDWHKPSFAKELFLGRFRLDLIHPHPLPPAEDVQRGEEFLAKLRDFCETKIDGALIEREARIPDAVIDGLKELGALGMKIDTRYGGLGLTQVYYNKALALVGSVSPAVGALLSAHQSIGVPQPLKLFGTPEQKEAFLPRLARTDISAFLLTEPDVGSDPARLATTAVPDGDEYVLDGVKLWTTNGVVADLLVVMARVPKSEGHPGGITAFVVEAASEGVTVENRNAFMGLRGLENGVTRFHRVRVPATHRIGPEGAGLKIALTTLNTGRLSLPAMCAGAGKWCLRIAREWSAVREQWGRPVARHEAVGTKISFIAATAFALEAILDLSSQLADEDRNDIRIEAALAKLYGSEMAWLMADELVQIRGGRGYETADSLAARGERAVPAEQLLRDLRINRIFEGSTEIMHLLIAREAVDAHLAVAGDLIDPDKTLGDKAKAGAQATAFYARWLPRLVAGRGQLPTAYADFHPKGHPDLAQHLRYVERTSRRLARSTFYAMSRWQGRMETKQAFLGRIVDIGAELFAMSASCVRAELLRTNGDHGRAAYELADTFCRQSRLRVEELFGRLWDNTDDLDRKVVDNVLAGRYTWLEEGIIDPSGDGPWIADATPGPSTRENVHRPIR from the coding sequence ATGACCGGCCCGCACCACACACCCAGAGTCTCCGAGCGCGAGGCCCGGCAGGTCGCCGAGGCCGCCCGGCAGCAGGACTGGCACAAGCCGAGCTTCGCCAAGGAGCTGTTCCTCGGCCGCTTCCGCCTGGACCTGATCCACCCGCACCCGCTGCCGCCCGCCGAGGACGTCCAGCGCGGCGAGGAGTTCCTGGCCAAGCTGCGCGACTTCTGCGAGACGAAGATCGACGGCGCTCTCATCGAGCGCGAGGCCCGCATCCCCGACGCCGTGATCGACGGCCTCAAGGAGCTCGGCGCGCTCGGCATGAAGATCGACACCAGGTACGGCGGCCTCGGCCTCACCCAGGTGTACTACAACAAGGCCCTCGCCCTCGTCGGCTCCGTCAGCCCCGCCGTGGGCGCCCTCCTCTCCGCCCATCAGTCGATCGGCGTACCGCAGCCGCTGAAACTGTTCGGCACCCCGGAGCAGAAGGAGGCGTTCCTGCCGCGCCTCGCCCGGACGGACATCTCCGCCTTCCTCCTCACCGAACCCGACGTCGGCTCCGACCCCGCCCGCCTCGCCACCACCGCCGTCCCCGACGGCGACGAGTACGTCCTCGACGGCGTCAAGCTGTGGACCACCAACGGCGTCGTCGCCGACCTGCTCGTCGTCATGGCCCGCGTACCGAAGTCCGAGGGCCACCCCGGCGGCATCACCGCCTTCGTCGTGGAGGCCGCGTCCGAGGGCGTCACCGTCGAGAACCGCAACGCGTTCATGGGCCTGCGCGGCCTGGAGAACGGCGTCACCCGCTTCCACCGCGTCCGCGTCCCCGCCACCCACCGCATCGGCCCCGAGGGCGCCGGCCTGAAGATCGCGCTGACCACCCTCAACACCGGCCGCCTCTCCCTGCCCGCGATGTGCGCGGGCGCCGGGAAGTGGTGCCTGAGGATCGCCCGCGAATGGTCCGCCGTCCGCGAGCAGTGGGGCAGGCCCGTCGCGCGCCACGAGGCCGTCGGCACGAAGATCTCCTTCATCGCCGCGACCGCCTTCGCCCTGGAGGCCATCCTCGACCTGTCCAGCCAGTTGGCCGACGAGGACCGCAACGACATCCGCATCGAAGCCGCCCTCGCCAAGCTGTACGGCTCCGAGATGGCCTGGCTCATGGCCGACGAACTGGTCCAGATCCGGGGCGGCCGCGGCTACGAGACCGCCGACTCCCTCGCCGCCCGCGGCGAACGGGCCGTACCCGCCGAACAGCTCCTGCGCGACCTGCGGATCAACCGCATCTTCGAGGGCTCCACCGAGATCATGCACCTGCTGATCGCCCGCGAGGCCGTGGACGCCCACCTCGCCGTCGCCGGTGACCTCATCGACCCCGACAAGACCCTCGGCGACAAGGCGAAGGCGGGCGCCCAGGCCACCGCGTTCTACGCCCGCTGGCTGCCCCGCCTCGTCGCCGGACGCGGCCAGCTCCCCACCGCGTACGCCGACTTCCACCCCAAGGGCCACCCCGACCTCGCCCAGCACCTGCGCTACGTCGAGCGCACCTCCCGCAGGCTGGCCCGCTCCACCTTCTACGCCATGTCCCGCTGGCAGGGCCGGATGGAGACCAAACAGGCGTTCCTCGGGCGGATCGTGGACATCGGCGCCGAACTGTTCGCCATGAGCGCCTCATGCGTACGCGCCGAACTGCTGCGCACCAACGGTGACCACGGCCGTGCCGCCTACGAACTGGCCGACACGTTCTGCCGCCAGTCCCGCCTCCGCGTCGAGGAACTCTTCGGCCGCCTGTGGGACAACACCGACGACCTCGACCGCAAGGTCGTCGACAACGTCCTCGCGGGCCGCTACACCTGGCTGGAGGAGGGCATCATCGACCCCAGCGGCGACGGCCCCTGGATCGCCGACGCCACCCCCGGCCCCTCCACCCGCGAGAACGTCCACCGCCCCATCCGCTGA
- a CDS encoding proline--tRNA ligase, which produces MAQVQRMSRLMLKTLRDDPADAETLSHKLLVRAGYVRRNAAGIWSWLPLGKKVLENVARVVREEMDAIGAQEVLLPALLPKEPYEATGRWEEYGAELFRLQDRKGADYLLGPTHEEIFTQLVKDQCTSYKDLPVILYQIQTKYRDEARPRSGILRGREFQMKDSYSFDTTDEGLAESYRLHREAYVRIFERLGLRHKVVSAVSGAMGGSASEEFLAPAAAGEDTFVYCPACDYAANTEAVTFAGGESADGSAHGPVEELDTPDTPTIETLADHLGVPASTTLKNLLVKVDGEIVAVGVPGDREVDLGKLEDHLAPAVVEMVTAEDFVGRPDLVRGYVGPQGLEKVRYIADPRVAPGTAWITGANKQDKHARNVVCGRDFQVDDYLDVVVVEEGDPCPKCGTGLMLDRAIEIGHIFQLGRKYTDAFQLDVLGQNGKPVRVTMGSYGIGVSRAVAALAEQTADDKGLCWPREIAPADVHVVAAGKALQTELALEISEKLREAGLRVLVDDRAGVSPGVKFTDAELIGVPKILVAGRRSGEGVVELKDRRTGEREELTVEEAVARLTAAAE; this is translated from the coding sequence ATGGCCCAGGTCCAGCGCATGTCCCGGTTGATGCTCAAGACACTGCGCGACGACCCGGCGGACGCCGAGACGCTCAGCCACAAGCTGCTCGTCCGCGCCGGTTACGTCCGCCGCAACGCCGCGGGCATCTGGTCCTGGCTGCCGCTCGGCAAGAAGGTCCTGGAGAACGTCGCCCGCGTCGTGCGCGAGGAGATGGACGCCATCGGCGCCCAGGAGGTCCTGCTGCCCGCCCTGCTGCCCAAGGAGCCGTACGAGGCGACCGGCCGCTGGGAGGAGTACGGCGCCGAGCTGTTCCGCCTCCAGGACCGCAAGGGCGCCGACTACCTGCTCGGCCCCACGCACGAGGAGATCTTCACCCAGCTGGTCAAGGACCAGTGCACGTCCTACAAGGACCTGCCGGTGATCCTCTACCAGATCCAGACGAAGTACCGCGACGAGGCCCGCCCCCGCTCGGGCATCCTGCGCGGCCGCGAGTTCCAGATGAAGGACTCGTACTCGTTCGACACGACCGACGAGGGCCTGGCCGAGTCGTACCGCCTGCACCGCGAGGCGTACGTGCGGATCTTCGAGCGCCTGGGCCTGCGCCACAAGGTCGTCTCCGCGGTCTCCGGAGCGATGGGCGGTTCGGCGTCCGAGGAGTTCCTCGCCCCGGCCGCCGCCGGCGAGGACACCTTCGTGTACTGCCCGGCCTGCGACTACGCCGCCAACACCGAGGCCGTCACCTTCGCGGGCGGCGAGAGCGCGGACGGCTCCGCGCACGGCCCCGTCGAGGAGCTGGACACCCCGGACACGCCGACCATCGAGACGCTCGCCGACCACCTCGGCGTACCGGCCTCCACCACGCTGAAGAACCTGCTGGTCAAGGTGGACGGCGAGATCGTCGCCGTGGGCGTCCCCGGCGACCGCGAGGTCGACCTCGGCAAGCTGGAGGACCACCTCGCGCCCGCCGTCGTCGAGATGGTCACCGCCGAGGACTTCGTCGGCCGCCCCGACCTCGTACGCGGCTACGTCGGCCCGCAGGGCCTGGAGAAGGTCCGCTACATCGCCGACCCGCGCGTCGCCCCCGGCACCGCCTGGATCACCGGCGCCAACAAGCAGGACAAGCACGCGAGGAACGTCGTGTGCGGCCGCGACTTCCAGGTGGACGACTACCTGGACGTCGTCGTGGTCGAGGAGGGCGACCCCTGCCCCAAGTGCGGTACGGGCCTGATGCTGGACCGCGCCATCGAGATCGGCCACATCTTCCAGCTCGGCCGCAAGTACACCGACGCCTTCCAGCTGGACGTCCTCGGCCAGAACGGCAAGCCGGTCCGGGTGACCATGGGCTCGTACGGCATCGGCGTCTCCCGCGCGGTCGCGGCGCTCGCCGAGCAGACCGCCGACGACAAGGGCCTGTGCTGGCCGCGCGAGATCGCCCCGGCCGACGTCCATGTCGTCGCGGCGGGCAAGGCGCTCCAGACCGAGCTGGCCCTGGAGATCTCCGAGAAGCTCCGTGAGGCCGGGCTGCGCGTCCTGGTGGACGACCGGGCGGGTGTGTCGCCGGGCGTGAAGTTCACCGACGCCGAACTGATCGGCGTGCCGAAGATCCTCGTGGCCGGGCGCCGCTCCGGCGAGGGCGTCGTGGAGCTGAAGGACCGCCGCACGGGCGAGCGCGAGGAGCTCACCGTCGAGGAGGCGGTGGCCCGCCTCACCGCCGCAGCCGAGTAG
- the aroA gene encoding 3-phosphoshikimate 1-carboxyvinyltransferase has product MTVIDIPGSKSVTARALFLAAAAEGTTTLLRPLASDDTEGFAEGLTTLGYQVERTPEAWRVTGRPEGPPAGTADVYCRDGATTGRFLPALAAAGHGNFRFDASPQLRRRPLGPLTQALRALGVDLRHEEAEGHHPLRLAAAGIKGGDLTLDAGQSSQYLTALLMLGPLTAEGLRITVTDLVSVPYVEITLAMMRAFGAAPVRDGDVFTVPPTGYRATTYAVEPDASTASYFFAAAALTGREVTVPGLGTGALQGDLRFTEVLARMGAHVETAAGATTVRGTGRLHGLTVTMRDISDTMPTLAALAPFADGLVRIEDVANTRVKECDRLDACADNLRRLGITATTGPDWLEIRPGTPRPAEIATRGDHRMVMSFAVTALRTPGITFDDPGCVRKTFPGFHHAFARYRDATD; this is encoded by the coding sequence GTGACCGTCATCGACATACCCGGCTCCAAGTCCGTCACCGCCCGCGCCCTGTTCCTGGCGGCCGCGGCCGAGGGCACCACGACCCTCCTGCGCCCCCTCGCCTCCGACGACACCGAGGGCTTCGCCGAGGGACTCACCACCCTCGGCTACCAGGTCGAACGCACCCCCGAGGCCTGGCGCGTCACCGGCCGACCGGAAGGCCCGCCCGCCGGCACCGCCGACGTGTACTGCCGCGACGGCGCCACCACCGGACGCTTCCTGCCCGCCCTCGCCGCCGCCGGCCACGGCAACTTCCGCTTCGACGCCTCGCCCCAGCTGCGCCGCCGCCCGCTCGGCCCGCTCACCCAGGCCCTGCGGGCCCTCGGCGTGGACCTGCGCCACGAGGAGGCCGAGGGCCACCACCCGCTGCGCCTCGCCGCCGCCGGGATCAAGGGCGGCGACCTCACCCTGGACGCCGGGCAGTCCTCCCAGTACCTCACCGCCCTGCTGATGCTCGGTCCGCTCACCGCCGAGGGCCTGCGCATCACCGTCACGGACCTCGTCTCCGTGCCGTACGTCGAGATCACCCTCGCGATGATGCGCGCGTTCGGCGCCGCACCCGTCCGCGACGGCGACGTCTTCACCGTCCCGCCGACCGGCTACCGCGCCACCACCTACGCCGTCGAGCCGGACGCCTCCACCGCGAGCTACTTCTTCGCCGCCGCCGCACTCACCGGCCGCGAGGTCACCGTCCCGGGACTCGGCACCGGCGCCCTCCAGGGCGACCTGCGCTTCACCGAGGTCCTCGCCCGCATGGGCGCCCACGTCGAGACGGCCGCCGGCGCGACGACGGTACGGGGCACCGGCCGCCTCCACGGGCTCACCGTCACCATGCGCGACATCTCCGACACGATGCCCACGCTCGCCGCCCTCGCGCCCTTCGCCGACGGGCTCGTCCGCATCGAGGACGTCGCCAACACCCGCGTCAAGGAGTGCGACCGCCTCGACGCCTGCGCCGACAACCTCCGCCGCCTGGGGATCACCGCCACCACCGGGCCCGACTGGCTGGAGATCCGCCCCGGCACGCCCCGCCCCGCCGAGATCGCCACCCGCGGCGACCACCGCATGGTCATGTCCTTCGCCGTCACCGCCCTGCGCACCCCCGGCATCACGTTCGACGACCCCGGCTGCGTACGGAAGACCTTCCCCGGCTTCCACCACGCGTTCGCCCGCTACCGCGACGCCACGGACTGA
- a CDS encoding GNAT family N-acetyltransferase has product MDDVVVVGPLDLAARVDDALAVQALAFGLGESEIAVRRHIVLRHMACRGARAYGATTGDGRLVGFVYGMPNDRAHWWSTVVQPYLVREGTEGWLDDSFVITELHVHPAHQARGIGTKLITTITGTADEPRSILSAVDTESPARRLYRSLGYVDLARQVHFPSAPRPYAVMGAPLPLRRRR; this is encoded by the coding sequence ATGGATGACGTCGTGGTGGTCGGACCGCTCGACCTGGCGGCACGGGTGGACGACGCGCTGGCCGTGCAGGCCCTCGCCTTCGGGCTCGGCGAGAGCGAGATCGCGGTGCGCCGCCATATCGTGCTCCGCCACATGGCCTGCCGGGGCGCCCGCGCGTACGGGGCGACCACCGGGGACGGCCGCCTCGTCGGCTTCGTGTACGGCATGCCCAACGACCGCGCCCACTGGTGGTCCACGGTCGTCCAGCCGTACCTGGTCCGCGAGGGCACCGAGGGCTGGCTCGACGACTCGTTCGTCATCACCGAGCTGCACGTCCACCCCGCCCACCAGGCCCGCGGCATCGGCACGAAGCTGATCACCACCATCACCGGCACGGCCGACGAGCCCCGCTCGATCCTGTCGGCCGTCGACACCGAGAGCCCGGCCCGCAGGCTCTACCGGTCCCTCGGGTACGTGGACCTCGCCCGGCAGGTCCACTTCCCCAGCGCCCCCCGCCCCTACGCGGTCATGGGCGCCCCGCTCCCGCTGCGCCGCCGACGCTGA
- a CDS encoding helix-turn-helix domain-containing protein — protein sequence MDTAVRARATGRGRGVLEGAFALLDALRRHGGEAGVTELAAACGMPKSTAHRLLEQLIALEAVERHGPRYRLGAYLYRLGQAWQPHPGLRAAGRLPLHRLRAATGGSVLLAVLREDRALTVCSVPGRVEPLVPVRDGETFSLDTALGKALRGPVRGGAVLDREDVMAGVCCAALPVRSPAGAVVGAVAAVVEAGQRLEVVAGRVAEAALAVTRALARAGVEARR from the coding sequence ATGGACACAGCCGTACGCGCGCGGGCGACGGGCAGGGGACGCGGGGTGCTGGAGGGGGCTTTCGCCCTGCTGGACGCCCTGCGGCGGCACGGCGGCGAGGCGGGGGTGACCGAGCTGGCGGCCGCGTGCGGGATGCCCAAGAGCACGGCGCACCGGCTGCTGGAGCAACTGATCGCGCTGGAGGCCGTGGAGCGCCACGGTCCGCGCTACCGGCTGGGTGCGTATCTCTACCGGCTCGGTCAGGCGTGGCAGCCGCATCCGGGACTGCGGGCGGCGGGGCGCCTGCCGCTGCACCGGCTGAGGGCCGCCACCGGCGGGAGCGTGCTGCTGGCGGTGCTGCGGGAGGACCGGGCGCTGACGGTGTGTTCGGTGCCCGGCCGGGTGGAGCCGCTCGTACCGGTCCGTGACGGTGAGACGTTCTCGCTGGACACGGCGTTGGGAAAGGCGCTGCGGGGCCCCGTGCGCGGTGGCGCCGTACTGGACCGGGAGGACGTGATGGCGGGGGTGTGCTGCGCCGCGCTGCCGGTGCGGTCCCCGGCGGGGGCCGTGGTGGGGGCGGTCGCCGCGGTGGTCGAGGCGGGTCAGCGGCTGGAGGTGGTGGCGGGCCGGGTCGCCGAGGCGGCGCTCGCCGTCACCCGCGCGCTGGCCCGGGCGGGGGTGGAGGCGCGGAGGTGA
- the dxr gene encoding 1-deoxy-D-xylulose-5-phosphate reductoisomerase: MSDSPAPLADPHIAFDPAEGRRDIVVLGSTGSIGTQAIDLVLRNPDRFRVTALSAAGGRAGLLAEQAYRLRVRTVAVAREDAVPALRDALKEAYGSEPMPEILAGPDAATQLAASDCHTVLNGITGSIGLAPTLAALEAGRTLALANKESLIVGGPLVKAVAKPGQIIPVDSEHAALFQALAAGTRADVRKLVVTASGGPFRGRTRAELANVTREDALAHPTWAMGPVITVNSATLVNKGLEVIEAHLLYDIPFERIEVVVHPQSYVHSMVEFTDGSTLAQATPPDMRGPIAIGLGWPERVPDAAPAFDWSTASTWEFFPLDTEAFPSVGLARHVGELGGTAPAVFNAANEECVDAFLAGRLPFTGIMDTVTEVVAEHGTPAPGTSLTVADVLEAETWARARAQELAAKAAGTTAEVRA; encoded by the coding sequence ATGAGCGACAGCCCAGCACCCCTCGCCGACCCGCACATCGCCTTCGATCCGGCCGAAGGCCGCCGGGACATCGTCGTCCTCGGCTCCACCGGGTCCATCGGCACCCAGGCCATCGACCTGGTGCTGCGCAACCCCGACCGGTTCCGCGTCACCGCGCTGTCCGCCGCGGGCGGCCGGGCCGGGCTCCTGGCCGAGCAGGCGTACCGGCTGCGCGTGCGCACCGTCGCCGTGGCCCGCGAGGACGCGGTGCCGGCGCTGCGGGACGCGCTGAAGGAGGCGTACGGTTCCGAGCCGATGCCCGAGATCCTCGCCGGCCCGGACGCCGCCACGCAGCTCGCGGCCTCCGACTGCCACACGGTTCTCAACGGCATCACCGGCTCCATCGGCCTCGCGCCGACACTGGCCGCCCTGGAGGCGGGCCGCACCCTGGCCCTCGCCAACAAGGAGTCGCTCATCGTCGGCGGCCCGCTGGTCAAGGCCGTCGCCAAGCCGGGCCAGATCATCCCGGTGGACTCCGAGCACGCCGCGCTGTTCCAGGCCCTCGCCGCCGGTACGCGCGCCGACGTCCGCAAGCTGGTCGTCACCGCGTCCGGCGGCCCCTTCCGCGGCCGTACGCGCGCGGAGCTGGCGAACGTCACGCGCGAGGACGCCCTCGCCCACCCCACCTGGGCGATGGGCCCGGTCATCACCGTCAACAGCGCCACGCTCGTGAACAAGGGCCTGGAGGTCATCGAGGCCCACCTGCTGTACGACATCCCGTTCGAGCGCATCGAGGTCGTCGTCCACCCGCAGTCGTACGTGCACTCGATGGTGGAGTTCACCGACGGCTCCACCCTCGCCCAGGCCACCCCGCCGGACATGCGCGGCCCCATCGCCATCGGCCTCGGCTGGCCCGAGCGCGTCCCGGACGCCGCCCCCGCCTTCGACTGGTCCACGGCGTCCACCTGGGAGTTCTTCCCGCTCGACACGGAGGCGTTCCCGTCCGTCGGCCTGGCCCGGCACGTCGGCGAGCTGGGCGGCACCGCGCCCGCCGTCTTCAACGCGGCCAACGAGGAGTGCGTGGACGCCTTCCTCGCCGGGCGGCTGCCCTTCACCGGCATCATGGACACGGTCACCGAGGTCGTCGCCGAGCACGGCACACCGGCCCCGGGAACCTCACTCACGGTCGCGGACGTCCTCGAAGCGGAGACCTGGGCCCGCGCCCGGGCCCAGGAGCTGGCCGCCAAGGCCGCAGGGACGACCGCGGAGGTCCGCGCATGA
- a CDS encoding GNAT family N-acetyltransferase has product MLTHTTTRVLEPGDLGAALAVLDSEPVANAFVTARVQAAGLDPWRLGGEMWGWYSEGRLRSLCYSGANLVPVCATPEAVRAFADRARRTGRRCSSIVGPAEPTAELWRLLEPSWGPARDVRPNQPLMVTERPSADVEPDPLVRRVRKDEMDLIMPACVAMFTEEVGVSPMAGDGGLLYQARVAELVSSGRSFARVEDGKVVFKAEIGAATSKACQIQGVWVAPEYRGRGLSETGMAAVLQYALADIAPVVSLYVNDYNTPARAAYRKVGFREVGAFMSVLF; this is encoded by the coding sequence GTGTTGACGCACACCACCACCCGGGTCCTCGAACCCGGGGACCTCGGCGCCGCGCTCGCCGTCCTCGACAGCGAACCCGTGGCCAACGCGTTCGTCACCGCCCGCGTCCAGGCCGCCGGGCTCGACCCGTGGCGGCTCGGCGGCGAGATGTGGGGCTGGTACTCCGAGGGCAGGCTGCGCTCGCTGTGCTACTCGGGCGCCAACCTCGTCCCCGTCTGCGCCACCCCCGAGGCGGTCCGCGCCTTCGCCGACCGGGCCCGCCGCACCGGCCGCCGCTGCTCCTCGATCGTCGGCCCCGCCGAACCCACCGCCGAGCTGTGGCGCCTCCTCGAACCGAGCTGGGGCCCCGCCCGCGACGTACGGCCCAACCAGCCGCTGATGGTCACCGAGCGGCCCTCCGCCGACGTGGAGCCCGACCCGCTGGTCCGCCGCGTCCGCAAGGACGAGATGGACCTGATCATGCCGGCGTGCGTGGCGATGTTCACCGAGGAGGTCGGCGTCTCCCCGATGGCCGGCGACGGCGGGCTGCTGTACCAGGCGCGCGTCGCCGAACTCGTCTCGTCCGGCCGCTCGTTCGCGCGCGTGGAGGACGGCAAGGTCGTCTTCAAGGCCGAGATCGGCGCCGCCACCTCCAAGGCGTGCCAGATCCAGGGCGTGTGGGTGGCGCCCGAGTACCGGGGCCGGGGCCTGTCCGAGACCGGCATGGCCGCCGTCCTCCAGTACGCCCTGGCCGACATCGCCCCGGTCGTCAGCCTGTACGTCAACGACTACAACACGCCTGCCAGGGCCGCGTACCGCAAGGTCGGCTTCCGCGAGGTCGGCGCGTTCATGAGCGTGCTGTTCTGA
- the ispG gene encoding flavodoxin-dependent (E)-4-hydroxy-3-methylbut-2-enyl-diphosphate synthase: MTAISLGMPSVPTKLAERRKSRQIQVGSVAVGGDAPVSVQSMTTTRTSDIGATLQQIAELTASGCQIVRVACPTQDDADALAVIAKKSQIPVIADIHFQPKYVFAAIDAGCAAVRVNPGNIKQFDDKVKEIAKAARETGTPIRIGVNAGSLDRRLLQKYGKATPEALVESALWEASLFEEHDFRDIKISVKHNDPVVMVNAYRQLAAQCDYPLHLGVTEAGPAFQGTIKSAVAFGALLSEGIGDTIRVSLSAPPAEEVKVGIQILEALNLRQRRLEIVSCPSCGRAQVDVYKLADEVTAGLEGMEVPLRVAVMGCVVNGPGEAREADLGVASGNGKGQIFVKGEVIKTVPESKIVETLIEEAMKIAAQMEKDGVPSGEPEVSIS; the protein is encoded by the coding sequence ATGACCGCGATTTCTCTCGGCATGCCGTCCGTTCCGACCAAGCTGGCCGAGCGCCGGAAGAGTCGGCAGATCCAGGTCGGCTCCGTCGCCGTCGGCGGCGACGCACCCGTGTCGGTGCAGTCCATGACCACGACCCGCACCTCCGACATCGGCGCCACGCTCCAGCAGATCGCCGAACTGACCGCCTCCGGCTGCCAGATCGTCCGCGTCGCCTGCCCCACGCAGGACGACGCCGACGCGCTCGCCGTCATCGCGAAGAAGTCGCAGATCCCCGTCATCGCGGACATCCACTTCCAGCCGAAGTACGTCTTCGCCGCCATCGACGCCGGCTGCGCGGCCGTCCGGGTCAACCCGGGCAACATCAAGCAGTTCGACGACAAGGTCAAGGAGATCGCCAAGGCGGCCCGCGAGACCGGGACGCCCATCCGCATCGGCGTCAACGCCGGCTCCCTCGACAGGCGGCTCCTCCAGAAGTACGGCAAGGCCACCCCCGAGGCGCTCGTCGAGTCCGCGCTGTGGGAGGCGTCCCTCTTCGAGGAGCACGACTTCCGCGACATCAAGATCTCGGTCAAGCACAACGACCCGGTCGTCATGGTCAACGCCTACCGGCAGCTGGCCGCCCAGTGCGACTACCCCCTGCACCTCGGCGTCACCGAGGCCGGACCCGCCTTCCAGGGCACCATCAAGTCCGCCGTCGCCTTCGGCGCGCTGCTCTCCGAGGGCATCGGCGACACGATCCGCGTCTCCCTCTCCGCCCCGCCCGCGGAGGAGGTCAAGGTCGGCATCCAGATCCTGGAGGCCCTCAACCTGCGCCAGCGCCGCCTGGAGATCGTCTCCTGCCCGTCCTGCGGCCGCGCCCAGGTCGACGTGTACAAGCTGGCCGACGAGGTCACGGCGGGCCTGGAGGGCATGGAGGTCCCGCTGCGCGTCGCGGTCATGGGCTGTGTCGTCAACGGCCCCGGCGAGGCCCGCGAGGCCGACCTCGGCGTCGCGTCCGGCAACGGCAAGGGCCAGATCTTCGTGAAGGGCGAGGTCATCAAGACCGTGCCCGAGTCGAAGATCGTGGAGACGCTGATCGAGGAGGCGATGAAGATCGCCGCGCAGATGGAGAAGGACGGCGTGCCGTCCGGCGAGCCCGAGGTCTCCATCAGCTGA